The genomic region CTATAAACACTATCATGTTCATCTAAAAAATGGACATCGCCAGTAGCTACTACCGGCTTATCTAGTTTTTCGGCTAATGAGATGATTTTTTTGTTGATTTGCTGGATTTCTAACTCACTATTTACAATGTCTTTATCTATAAGAAAACGGTTGTTGTTAATTGGCTGTACCTCAAGATAATCATAAAATTTTGCAACTTCCTCTATATAACTTTCTTCTTCATTGTTAAGATACATCTGAAATATTTCTCCTGCCTCACAAGCCGAGCCTATTATTAACCCATTTGATAGGTTTTTAATAAGGGCTTTGCTTAGTTTGGGTTTTTTATAAAATAACTTAGTATGTGCAATGGATATCAGCTTATAAAGGTTTTTTAACCCTTCATAGTTTTTAACTAGTAAAATACAATGAAATGCTTTCTTATTTTTAAGTTTCTTATCAGAAGGGATAAGTGACAAAGATTTCAGACTGTTAAAACCTAATTCCTTACTTTCTTTAAATAGTTCAAGAAGAAGTAACGCAGTTGCCTTACAGTCATCTTCGGCTCTATGGTGATTTTGTAAGCTAATATTGTAATGGTCTGCTAATGTATTTAGTTTATAATCTTTAACACCTGATGTAAGGAGTCTACTCAAATTTAAAGTATCAAGAGCTAGATAATTAAAGTTAATACCTTGTTTTTTGCAGGCTGAATCCAAAAACCCTAAGTCAAACTTTGCATTATGGGCTACCAATATAGAGTCACCACAAAAATCTTTAAACTGTGGGAGCACTTTATCCAAAGTGGGGGCTCCATCGACATTTTCGTTAGTTATACCAGTAATTTCTGTGATTTTTCTGGGAATATCCTTACTAGGTTTAATAAAGGAGGTGAAAGTTTCAATAATATTACCATTTTCAATCTTAGCTGCTCCAATTTCAATGATTTCATCTGTCTTGTTATTTAGTCCGGTGGTCTCAAAATCAAAAACAACATATGATAATTTTTCATAATTATCGTCGTTTAGTTTCGTTTTATCTCCAAAAAACACTTCGTTTTCTTCATCCTCAACCAAATATGTTTCTACACCATATATAACTTTAATATCATTGTCTTGGCCTGCCTGTGCCGCATCTGGAAAAGACTGCACAACACCATGGTCTGTAATGGCAATCGCTTTGTGATCCCACTTAGCGGCTCTTTTGATTAAATCTTTGACAGTAACTGTCGCGTCCATAGTACTCATTTTAGTATGGGCATGAAGCTCAACTCTTTTATCCTCAGCATCATCCATTTTAACGGTGGGAGTAAAAGCATTAATTGAATTTGGGAAAAACGTCAATTCTTGACTATACCTATCCGGTTGAACATAGCCAAACACTTTTACATAATCTCCCTTGTTTAAGCTAGGACGCTGTTGACCACTTTCTAAAAAGTATTTGCAGGTAATTGAGTCAGTGTTGTCAGTAATATCAAAACTAAGTAAAGTTCTACCAGTTCTAAATTCGATATATTCCATATTAAATATCATTCCTGCCACACTAATATTTTTATCCTCTTCTATAATCGTCGAAATGTTAATAGGTTGTTTAGTAATTTGCTTGCCGACAATTACATGACTTGTTTGACCAGTTATTTCTTTTGACTCTTGTTTTTTATTGTCTTTTATTTTCTTCTCTAGTGTCTTTATATAGTCTTCTTCTTCTTTTTTATGTGTATTAGATACTTTGCTTTTTTGCTGAAGAAGCTGTTGATTTAAAGTAATGCTAACTTTAGCTTCACACTGTATATGTTTTCGTATAAATTTTTCTAGCCATGCTGCTAATCCGTTTTGCTGAGCACAGAAATAATGAATTTTATTGGGTATGGATAGTTTCACTAAAATACCATCAACATCTATCTTCCAGTTTTGCGTACTGCTTTTAAAGGCAGGAAAATCCGTTTCAATTCGCTCCAAAATATATTTTTCATTCATTCTAATTAAATTAGACAAATTGCTTGCTTTAAAGTTCCCCTGTATACACACACCTATTTTAACATCAGGAACAACTAAGCTAAGCTGCTTCTTTAACTCTTTAAATGAGTCCTCGCAATAGTTTAATTCACTGATATAAACAACCCATCTGTTATGATGGGTTGAAACTGAAATCTTATTAATTTTTAATGATTGCTTAGATAAAAATTTTTTAGCTTCCATAGAAATCCCCTAACCATCATAGTTTACTTTGTCCACTCCGCTAACAGCTGCTAACTCCCCTAATAAACGTTGCAAAGATACTTTTGTTGTTAAGCTTAGGATAAGGTCTATTTCCATACCTTTATCATCAATAGAAGATAAAGATACATTCCTTATATCAATGTTATAACTTCCTATATGTGAAGCAATTTCTCCTAAAATACCCGGTCTATCCTGTACTTCTATTTTAACTTTTATAGTCTGTTTAGTAAATAGCAGTTTTTGTTCTAATTTAGAAAACACCATTAACACAACTACAATTAAAAAAGTAGTTGTAATCGCTATAGATATATAACCAAAACCTACTGCCATACCAGTTCCTGCTACGGCCCATAAACTAGCTGCTGTAGTTAACCCTCTTATCGAAGAACCTTCTTTCATGATTGTTCCTGCACCTAAAAATCCTATCCCACTCACAATCTGAGCCGCAATTCGACTAGGGTCCCCCACTTGATACATTTCATATACTTTCCAGGAGACGATGGTAATAAGTGCCGAACCTACACAAACTAACGCATGAGTGCGAAACCCCGCAGGGTGATTATTTATTTCTCTTTCTAAGCCAACAACACTGCCTAATATAATAGCTAACAAAAGTACGCCAGATAACTGTAGTACAGCCATAATTCCCTCCTTTACTCTATCAAAAAACCCTAGATTTAACTAGGGTTTTTTATATAATAGTGGACAATTTCCCAATACATTTTCATTCTGGCAACAAAGCCTTTTAAAACTCCTAACTTTTCCTCTTTCATGACATGGCTCATATCCGGCAACTGGACAACTTGTAGATTTATTTTATTATTTTCCACAAACCGAGTTAATGCTAACTCTACGCCAAACCTAGAAACGTCAAGATCGGAAACTTTGTGTAACAATTCTCTTTTAATTGCCCTCTGACCTGAAAGGTAAGGAGCAACTTTTTGCGCTAGATCAGTTGTCGCACGCCCCTGTGAAAATACCCCTAAAGTCATTAATGTATCACCCCTTAACACAGGTGATAATAAGCTTTCTACATGTGTATCTGTCAACCCTATTAAATCGGCATCTAAAAATAGTATAATGTCAGCACCACAACTTTTCAACCCCTCATTCATTGCCCCACCCTTACCTTTATTTTCAGTAAGTTCAATAACCCTAGCACCATTGTTTTTAGCGACTTGGGCAGTCTTGTCTGTAGACCCATCACTTACCACAATAACCTCTGATACATTTTTATTACCCTTTACCACCTTTACAACATTACCAATGGTTTTTTCCTCGTTGTAAGCTGGAATTATACATGTAGCTGACAAATTAATTTCCTCCTTTAGAAGTAACTATCTAAAGCTTCCACAACTTTTTCTGCATCAAGCAAAAGTTTGTCTTTACTTTGCCTATACTTAATTTCCACTTGATTATCTGCTGCATTTTTACCAACAATAATTTGCACTGGCACCCCAATAAGCTCGTGGTCTTTAAACTTAACTCCCACTCTTTCTTTACGGTCATCAATAATTACATCAAATTTATCTTTTAATTTATCATAAATATCCTCTGCTAGGTTTAACTGTTCTTCTTTTTTTACATTAACAGGAATAACGGAAACCTGAAATGGCCCTAAAGCTTTCGGCCAAATAATCCCGTCCTCATCATGGTTTTGTTCAATTACTGCTGCTAGTAGGCGATTAACACCTATTCCATAACAACCCATAAGAAGTGGCTTTTCTTTCCCGTCCTTGTCTAAAACTGTGGCATTTAGACTTTCTGAGTACTTTGTTCCAAGCTTAAAAATATGACCAACTTCAATTCCTTTTGAACTACTTAAAACCTCACCACAGCGTGTACATGATTCCCCCTCTTTTGCTGACCTTATATCGGCAATAATGTCAGGAGTAAAGTCGCGTCCTATATTGCAGTTTATTAGGTGGACACCCTTTTTATTACCACCTACAACAAAATTTCTCATCTTCTCAACTTCTTTGTCACAAATTATAGTAACGTCTTTTAGGTTTAATGGACCAGTAAATCCTGCTTCACTTTTAATCTCTTTGATTTCTTCTTCAGATGCAGGCTCTAACAAAGAAGTATCTAGTATAGTGTTAAGTTTTGTTTCATTTATCTTTTGGTCACCTTTTACTAAGGCCACAAACATTCTTTCATTATTTGTATAAACCCTAGCCTTTACTATATTATGAGGCAAAACGTTTAAAAAATCCGCCACCTCATCTATCGAACTAGCATTTGGGGTGTCAACTTGCTTTAATTCCTTAGGGGCCTCCTCAGACTTTATTGACGTGATTTTGCTAACAGCTTTTTCTAGGTTAGCTGCATATCCACATTCGGCACAATATATTATGTCGTCTTCCCCCACTTCGCTGATTACCATAAACTCATGGGAGTGAGATCCACCTATATTACCTGAGTCTGCCTCTACAACCTGATATTTTAAATCTAATCGTGACAATATACGTTTATATGCGTCAAACATCTTGTCATAACTTAGATCTAAGCCATCTTGGTCAATATCAAAACTATATCCATCTTTCATAATAAACTCGCGGCTACGCATTACTCCAAATCTCGGTCTTCTTTCGTCTCTATATTTGGATTGGATTTGATACAACGAAAGCGGAAGATTGCGATATGACCTAAGGTCGTTCCGAACTATATCTGTAAATATTTCTTCGTGGGTCGGCCCTAGACAAAACTCTCTATTATGCCTATCCTTAAGTCTAAACATCTCATCTCCATATTCATCCCATCTTTGAGACTCTTTCCATAACTCTGCAGGTTGTATAGCAGGTCCTAGGATTTCCAAGCTGCCTGCGCTGTCCATTTCTTCACGAATGATGTTTTCCACTTTTTTTAAAATCTTATAGCCTAACGGTAAGTAAGAATAAACTCCTGATGCTTGCTTTCTGATTAAGCCTGCCCTTAACATTAGCTGATGACTGACGGTTTCTGCCTCAGCAGACGCTTCTCTTAATGTAGGCAAGAAATATTTTGATGTTCTCATTATACTACCTCCTATAATAATAAAATCTCCTCCCTTAAACAGGGACGGAGATCCGCGGTACCACCCAGATTGACACATAATATGTATCCTCTTTGTTTGGCTATATAGCACCACCTATTTGACTCAGAAACTGGTTCAATAAGTTAGCGGATGGAGTTCTCAATCAACCTCCATTCCCTGTACCGCTTACCCTATTTACTATTTTCCATCAACGTCATGCAATATTTTGATGTATTATAACATTATCTTTCTATTTTGTCAATTTCTTTAAATAGCTCATCAAGCAGCTGCCCTGTAGGAACAGTCTTTAGGATATGTCCCTTTGAAAAAACAATTCCTTTTGACTTTCCTCCAGCGATACCAACATCTGCATCTTTAGCTTCACCAGGACCATTTACCACACAACCCATAACTGCAACTTTTATATCGCTTTTGTAATCTTTTAATCTTTCCAAAACCTTTTGAGATAAACTTTCAATATCCACATCACATCTACCACATGTAGGACAGGATACAACCTCTGTCTTTACTTTATTGGTAGGTAAATTTAGCGAGTGTAAGATTTCATATGCAACTTCCACTTCATTGATAGGGTCTGAAGTCAGCGAAACTCTTATGGTATCTCCTATCCCCTTGTATAAAAGGGTGCCAATACCTAGAGCAGATTTAACTGTCCCAGCTTGTAATAACCCGGCCTCTGTAACCCCTAAATGTAGTGGGTAATCAAGCTTTTCAGATATCTTTGTGTATGCCTCTATAGTGGTTACTACATCTGATGATTTTAATGAAATACATATATCGTTAAAATCGAGCTTTTCTAAAATTTCAACTTCTCTAAGGGCAGCTCTTACCATCTTCTCTGCTGTGCTAATGTCGTCTCTAACCGATAGATCTTGTGGAAGTGAGCCGCTGTTTACTCCTATGCGTATGGGAATTGACCCATCTTTTGCTTTTTCTACCACAGCGGTCACATACTCTTTTTTGCCAATATTCCCAGGGTTTATGCGCACCTTATCAACACCATTTTCTATAGCTAATAATGCCAGTTTATGGTCAAAGTGGATATCTGCCACTAAAGGAATGTTCGTTAATCTTTTAATCTCAGAAATCGCTTTAGCACTTGCTACATCAGGAACTGCAAGCCTGACTATCTGACAACCAACTTCTTTAAGTTTCGTTATCTGCCTTACAGTGCTATTAACATCAGCAGTCTTTGTGTTTGTCATAGACTGTATAACAATTGGGTTTTTGCCACCAATTTTTATTTCTCCAACTTTTATCTCTTTAGTTTTTCTTCTATTAATCATAATTCACCTCAGGAAAGTAGTCTCATAATATCATTAAACATCACTACGACAAATAGTAACAGCAAAAATAAAACACCAATAACATGGACAAAACCTTCCTTTTCAGGATCCACAGGCTTACCTCTAACGCCTTCTACTATAAGAAATACCAATCTGCTACCATCTAGCGCCGGTATTGGTAAAAGGTTTAAAATCCCTAAGTTTACACTTAGTACAGCTGTAAACATTATTAAATTTGCAATGCCAAATCTAACAGTTTCTCCTACTAGTGCCACTATTCCTACAGGGCCTGCAAGATCATCAATAGAGCCTTCGCCCCCAAAAAATAAATTTCTAAGCCCTTCAAATATAAGCCTACCGACCATAACGGTTTCAGAAAAACCGTAGGAGATTGATTCTATAAAGCCTAGCCTACTACGTGGAGGGGTTATACCAATAACACCTCTTTCACCTGTTTCATCATACTGAGGAACCACTGAAATAGACTTAGAAGTGCCTTCTCTTAATATATTAATATTTAAACTTTTATTTGGAGAGTCGCTTATAACTTCTACCATTTCCTCCCAAGTAGTTATTTCTTGTTGATTAATGCTTACTATTTCATCTCCTGAAAGAAAGCCAGCTTCATCGGCAGGTTCTCCCTGAACAACAGCTCCAATTTCTGGCTCATTTGTGGCTAAACCAAAAGCGAAGGCAACCAACATAAAAAGCAATATGGCCAGTATAAAATTCATAAACGGTCCAGCTAATACAAACATAAACCTCTCAAGCACAGACTTTGACTGCATACTTCCTTCTTTAGATCGTTCTTCTTCATCCTCACCTAAAACTCGAACGTATCCACCTAATGGAAACAACCTGATCGCATATAACGTTTCAGCTTTTTTAAACTTTGCTATGGCAGGACCAAACCCAATAGCGAAATCTTTGACGTGCATACCTACACCTTTCGCTACTAAAAAGTGTCCTAACTCATGTACCGTAATCAGCACACCTAAAACTATAGCAGCTACAACAATTGACATCTAATCACCCCTTTATTATTCCCAAGGTACATTCCCTTGCCCAACTATCTACCTCCAAAACTTCGTTTAAAGAGGGAGCGTAAATAGTTTTATGCTTAGAAAGAACTGTTCCTATAATCTTAGATATGTCTGTAAAAGAAATTTTACCACTTAAAAAAGATTCAACACAAACTTCATTTGCTGCATTTAAAACTGCTGGGTTACTTCCCCCTGTTTTAATAGCATCTATACATAAGGATAAACCATCGAATGTTTCATAGTCTGGTCTCTCAAAAGTTAAACTTTGAGAAAATAAATCTAATCGTTTAAAGTTATTTTTAAACCTTGATGGATATGAAAAAGCATAGCTGATAGCCATCCTCATATCAGAAGGACCCATCTGAGCAATTATATTTCCATCAGAAAACTCTACTGCGGAATGAATTATACTCTGCGGATGAACTACAACTTCAATTTTATTTAAGTCTATGTCAAATAACCACTTAGCTTCTATTACTTCTAACCCTTTATTTATCAAGGTAGCAGAGTCAATCGATATCTTATTTCCCATGCTCCAATTAGGGTGCTTTAAAGCGTCTTTTGGCGTTATTGTAGCGAGATCTTCTTTAGTTTTACCCCGAAATGGTCCTCCGGAGGCTGTTAAATATATTTTTTCTACAGAATCAATTTCATTATTCCCAATTGCCTGAAATATCGCCGAATGTTCACTATCGACAGGAAGAATTACGTTATCTGTTTGTTTTGCCAACTCCATAATTAAATGACCTGCTGTTACTAAAGTTTCTTTGTTAGCTAATGCCACTTTTTTATTAGCTTTTACAGCACTATAAGTAGGAATTAAGCCGGCAGTTCCAACAATTGCTGATAGCACAGTATCAACATCTTCGCATGATGCAGCATAAACAACTCCTGATTCCCCGCCTAAGACTTTAATATCAGTATCAGCGAGGCGATGTTTTAGCTCTAGTGCACTTTTCTCATCGTAAATGCCCACAACCTTAGGTTTAAACTTTCGAGCTTGCTCTTCGACCAAGGCAATATTTCTATTAGCAACTAAACTGTAAACAGATAAGTGCTTTGCTTTTTCTATTACTTCTAGTGCCTGTTTCCCCACTGAGCCAGTGGAGCCAAGTATCGCTATATTCATATTACATCACCTTCAATTTTAAATTATATAAAATAAAGAAAAAGTATGTACCCTAGAGGAACAACAAACAGTAGGCTATCTATTCTGTCTAATACTCCCCCATGCCCTGGCAAAATATTACCAGAGTCTTTTATGTTACATTTTCTCTTAATTGCTGACTCAAACAAGTCACCGGTTTGGGCAAGGACACTACCTAAAAAAGCGAGAATAAAAGCTTCGTGAAAATCTAAAATATCCAACTGATAATTCAAAGTTAGCACCACTAGCGTGCAAAGTGCTAACCCACCTAAAGCACCTTCGATAGTTTTTTTAGGAGAAATCGAAGGAATTAATTTGTTTTTCCCTAATGTTAAACCTACAAAGTATGCCCCTGTGTCTGTTACCCATGGTATCAATAGTATTATTAGCACATATAAAAAACCTTGGGACTGGTTTCTAACTATCCCTAACATCCATAAAGGCAGGTATATATACGGAATTGCCATAATTAAGTAAGAAAGCGTCTTGATTTTTTCCGTTTCAAAGTTGACAACCAGTAAGTATATCCCCACTAGCATGAAAAAAATGGTAAAAGCTACATATAAAGGGGTAGCGGTGAAAAAGGTTATAGCTCCGAAAATTGTTAGAGGAATAAGAACCGTGGTGGTTGCTAGCTTTAACATTTTAGCATACTCGTTAGTTGCTATTACAGCAGCGGTTAAAAGTAATAAATTTAATAAAATACCGCCATACCATACTAATAGTAAAAGCAAAGGGATACCAATTACTGCTGTACATATTCTTTTGCCCATCACTTCTTCCTCCCAAATATGCCGCCATACCTTCGATTTCTCTTTTGGTAAGTTTCGATAGCTTTTAAGTATTCTTTTTCACCAAAGTCTGGCCAAAGAGTTTCACAAAAATATAATTCACTATAGGCAATTTGCCAAAGTAAATAATTGCTTACCCTGGTTTCGCCACCAGGTCTGATTAGCAAATCAGGATCTTTTATTTTTGCCGTTTCTAAATATGTAGAAAAGCTTTGTTCATTTAAAGCTTCTAAATCAATTTTTCCCTCTTTAAACTCTAAGGCGATATTTTTAGTAGCCTCGATTATCTCATTTCTGCCACCATAATTTATAGCAAATATCACATTCAAACCTGTGTTGTTAGAAGTTTTGTCTTTAGCTCTATTTATTGCATCTTGAGTTTGTCTTGGTAATCTCGCCACATCCCCTATAGTGGTTATTTTGATGTTATTTTCATGAATTTCTTTTAGTTCTTCACCTAAAAACTCCACCGGTAGTTTCATCAAATAGTTAACTTCTTTTTCAGGTCTTTTCCAGTTTTCCGTTGAAAAGGCATATAATATTAAGTTTTTTACACCAATTTCGCCACTGACTTCGGTGATTTTCTTTAACGAATCTACCCCCCGCCTGTGACCCATTACTCTTGGCAAGCCTCTTTTTTTCGCCCATCTACCGTTACCATCCATTATTATAGCTACGGTTTCTGGCACATTTTTTGTATCGACTTTGTTGTTCATAAATGACAATTTTATTCCCCCCAAACTTAGTTCAGCCGGCAAAGATAGTGAATTTTCAATTAGCGCAGGATTGTTTTTCCCTCAGTAATTGTTGCTAAATTAGATAAATTAACCCTCCCTTATTAATAAAGGGAGGGTTTTTCTATCTTTGTTTTACTATATAAAGCAATAATTTATTGTTTCGCCTTATTTGCTTTACTACCCGCCACTTAAAAGGGTCAGCTTCTTGTTCATCTTCTAAGTTAATTAGCTCATATTCTATTTCTTTATGGACTAAAACCTTTGTTGCTTCCTGAAGGTTTAAAGCAAGTAAATTCAATAAATTACACCTCTAATATTTCTTCTTCTTTATTTTGTATAATTCTGTCAGCTTCTTTTATAAACTGGTCTGTGATCTTTTGGATTTCTTCCTGAGCTTTTCTGCTTTCATCTTCTGATATTTCATTATCTTTTTCTAGAGATTTCACCATCTCGTTACCGTCTCTGCGTACATTTCTAATAGCTACTTTTCCGTCTTCACCCTTTTGTTTAACATAGCGTACTAACTCTGATCTTCTTTCTTGGGTTAGAGCCGGTATTGCCAGCCTAATTACTGAGCCATCGTTACTAGGTGTTAAACCAAGGTCTGATTTTAAAATTGCTTTTTCTACTTCAGGAATAACTGTCTTATCCCATGGTTGAACTACTAACAATCTTGGTTCTGGAGTTGAAATGTTTGCTAGCTGGTTTAATGGCGTTTGAGCACCATAGTAATCTACTACTATTCGGTCAAGTAAGCTAGGCGTTGCTCGTCCAGCCCTTACTGAGTTTAACTCTGTTTGTAAAGATTCTACAGCCTTTTTCATTCTAGTCTTTAAGTCGGAATAAATATCGTTAACCATTATTCTCCCCCTTTACTATTGTACCTATTTTTTCTCCCATTACTGCCTTTTTGATATTGCCTTCTTTGTTTAACGCAAAGACAATAAGGGGAATATTATTATCCATACAAAGTGATGATGCAGTGGAGTCCATAACTCCAAGGTTTTTATTTAATACATCAATATAAGTCAATTCTTCAAACTTCTTAGCATCTGCATTTTTAAGTGGATCGCTGTCATATACGCCATCCACTTTACCCTTAGCTAGAAGTATTGTTTCAGCGCCAATTTCTGCAGCTCTTAATGCAGCTGTCGTATCGGTAGAGAAGTAAGGATTTCCAGTGCCAGCTGCAAAAATAACAACTCGTCCCTTAGCTAAATGGTTAATAGCTCTTCTTCTTATGTATGGTTCCGCTATTTGTCTCATTTCTATAGCAGTTTGTACTCTGGTTACTACACCAATAGATTCTAAGGCATCTTGTAAAGCCAAACTGTTAATGGTAGTTGCCAACATACCCATATAGTCTGCAGTTGCTCGTTCCATTCCTTTATGGCTTGCAGTGGCACCTCGCCATATGTTGCCACCGCCAACAACTATAGCTACCTCAGTGCCTATTTCTTTTACTTCCTTGATTTGAGTTGCTATTGATTTTAAAACTGAGCTATCTATGTTAGAGCCTTCTTGTCCAGCAAGGGCTTCACCACTTAGTTTTAAAATTATACGATTAAACTTAGGCATTTAAAAAATATCCCCCTTTTTGTTTCTAGATACTTGTTTGAAATTCCTTTATTTTTTTAAAAAAGAGCACTAAGGGGTGCTCTTTTTTAAAAAAATGTATTTAAATTAAACTTGAGCTGCTTTTTTTACTTCTTCTACAAAATCTTCTTCTTTTTTGTCTAAGCCTTCTCCAACTTCATATCTTACAAAACGGCGGATAGAAATATTCTCACCAATTTTAGCGATCTTCTCGGTCAATAACTCCTGAACAGTTTTGTCACCATCTTTAACAAACTCCTGTTCAAGTAGACATACTTCTCCATAATATTTATTTATACGTCCCTCTACCATTTTTTCAACTATATGTTCAGGCTTGCCCTCATTAAGGGCTTGATTTTTAAGAACTTCTTTTTCTCTCTCTATTTCTTCTTGTGGAACTTCTTCTCTTGAAATATATGAAGGGTTTGCAGCTGCTATTTGCATTGCAATATCATTCACAAATTGTTTAAACTCATCATTTTTTGCAACAAAGTCAGTTTCAGCATTTACTTCTACTAAAACACCGATTCGTCCATCTCCATGTATGTATGCCTCAACAACACCTTCAGCAGCCACTCTTCCAGATTTTTTAGCAGCAGCAGAAAGTCCCTTTTCTCTTAGGTAATCAACAGCCTTTTCCATATCTCCCTCAGTTTTAGTAAGGGCTTTTTTACAGTCCATCATTCCAGCACCAGTTTTTTCTCTTAGCTCTTTAACATGTTTTGCAGAAATCATATCTTAAATCCTCCCTTATAGTAATTATCTAGGTTTTAAAAAAAGGTAAGGGCCACAAATAACTACCCGTGGCATCTCCTTACCTTAAGCTTATTATTCTTGTTCCCCTTGTCTTCCTTCTATAACTGCATCAGCAATTTTAGTTGTAATAAGGGTAACTGCACGGATAGCATCGTCGTTACCTGGAATCACGTAATCAATTTCATCAGGATCACAGTTTGTATCCACAATAGAGATTACCGGAATGTCCAAGTTGCGGGCTTCAGCGATAGCTATTCTTTCTTTTCTTGGGTCTACTACAAAGATTGCATCAGGAGCTTTTTTCATTTCTTTGATTCCACCAAGGTTTCTCTCTAGCTTATCTCTCTCTTTTTTAAGGTTAATAACTTCTTTTTTAGGAAGTACATCGAATGTTCCATCTTCTTCCATTTTTTCTAGTTCTTTTAACCTATCGATTCTTTTGCTTATTGTGTCAAAGTTAGTTAACATTCCACCTAACCATCTTTGACTTACAAAATACATGCCTGCTCTTTTAGCTTGCTCTTCAACAGCCTCCTGAGCTTGCTTTTTAGTACCGACAAAAAGTACAGTACCTCCATTTGCTGCTACATCTTTTACATAGTTATAAGCAGCCTCCATTTTTGTAACTGTCTTTTGTAGATCAATTACATAAATACCATTTCTTTCTGTGAAAATGTACTCCGCCATCTTAGGGTTCCAACGACGGGTTTGGTGTCCAAAGTGTACACCTGCCTCTAAAAGTTGTTTCATTGAAATAATTGCCATTATAACTTCCTCCTTCCTGGTTTGCCTCCGCTCTTTAAAAGTGATCTAAACCATAAGGTCACCAGTATCACTAACGAGCGTGCGTTTTACAACATTAGTAGTATAACATATTCTTCATTTTTATACAATATAAATTTGTTTTAATTAAAATTAAGATTCATTGCAGGAACTACTTCATCATTTTCATTAAATATCACAGTTACCGGGATGGTAAAAAAAGACGTTGGTTTTAGCTGTATAATGTTATCATTGAAATGCTCAGTTAGCATTACCTCGGCGGTTGACTCAATATCAGCAGCGATGCTTTGGGCCAATTCATTTTCATCGATGTTGGCCAACAACTCTAACATTGAGTACTCAACATTTTGTTTAAAGTTTTTTTCCATAGACCCGACCATTTCTTCTGGAAGAGCAACTTTTAAGTCACCAATTTTTAAAAAAGCATCATTTATCTGACCACTCATGTGTTCATCTATAATACCTGGTATATCGCTTTGTGCTTGTTCTAAGTGTGTGGGTATCTGTTCTTTTGTTACTTCTGTAACCATCTCATTTACCTGTGGCAAAAGCTTTTCAAGATCAACTCTAACGGAAACCCCTA from Proteinivorax hydrogeniformans harbors:
- a CDS encoding isoprenyl transferase, with product MNNKVDTKNVPETVAIIMDGNGRWAKKRGLPRVMGHRRGVDSLKKITEVSGEIGVKNLILYAFSTENWKRPEKEVNYLMKLPVEFLGEELKEIHENNIKITTIGDVARLPRQTQDAINRAKDKTSNNTGLNVIFAINYGGRNEIIEATKNIALEFKEGKIDLEALNEQSFSTYLETAKIKDPDLLIRPGGETRVSNYLLWQIAYSELYFCETLWPDFGEKEYLKAIETYQKRNRRYGGIFGRKK
- the frr gene encoding ribosome recycling factor, translated to MVNDIYSDLKTRMKKAVESLQTELNSVRAGRATPSLLDRIVVDYYGAQTPLNQLANISTPEPRLLVVQPWDKTVIPEVEKAILKSDLGLTPSNDGSVIRLAIPALTQERRSELVRYVKQKGEDGKVAIRNVRRDGNEMVKSLEKDNEISEDESRKAQEEIQKITDQFIKEADRIIQNKEEEILEV
- the pyrH gene encoding UMP kinase; this encodes MPKFNRIILKLSGEALAGQEGSNIDSSVLKSIATQIKEVKEIGTEVAIVVGGGNIWRGATASHKGMERATADYMGMLATTINSLALQDALESIGVVTRVQTAIEMRQIAEPYIRRRAINHLAKGRVVIFAAGTGNPYFSTDTTAALRAAEIGAETILLAKGKVDGVYDSDPLKNADAKKFEELTYIDVLNKNLGVMDSTASSLCMDNNIPLIVFALNKEGNIKKAVMGEKIGTIVKGENNG
- the tsf gene encoding translation elongation factor Ts → MISAKHVKELREKTGAGMMDCKKALTKTEGDMEKAVDYLREKGLSAAAKKSGRVAAEGVVEAYIHGDGRIGVLVEVNAETDFVAKNDEFKQFVNDIAMQIAAANPSYISREEVPQEEIEREKEVLKNQALNEGKPEHIVEKMVEGRINKYYGEVCLLEQEFVKDGDKTVQELLTEKIAKIGENISIRRFVRYEVGEGLDKKEEDFVEEVKKAAQV
- the rpsB gene encoding 30S ribosomal protein S2; this encodes MAIISMKQLLEAGVHFGHQTRRWNPKMAEYIFTERNGIYVIDLQKTVTKMEAAYNYVKDVAANGGTVLFVGTKKQAQEAVEEQAKRAGMYFVSQRWLGGMLTNFDTISKRIDRLKELEKMEEDGTFDVLPKKEVINLKKERDKLERNLGGIKEMKKAPDAIFVVDPRKERIAIAEARNLDIPVISIVDTNCDPDEIDYVIPGNDDAIRAVTLITTKIADAVIEGRQGEQE